The following are encoded together in the Lactuca sativa cultivar Salinas chromosome 1, Lsat_Salinas_v11, whole genome shotgun sequence genome:
- the LOC111876329 gene encoding uncharacterized protein LOC111876329, giving the protein MDDFNEVRDDSERMGSKFYSSSARVFNEFINSIDLVDVPLGGPRFTWSDKWGSKFSKLDRFLVTEGFLDSFPHLSALVLDKNIPDHRPILLLEHRVDYGPTPFRIFHSWFDMEGFDDIVREAWATSVVEVELTNPWVIFKKKLQFLKSKLKEWNSKHRDMAASKRKNLQDLVESIDIRLMEDEGSANLREQRVSLLKEISDIDHLAQVDLAQKAKIQWGIEGDENSKFFHGMLNRKRRQIAIRGLMIDDMWVDNPAMVKKGFHEYYQSLFQQSSSWRPVTDGAFFSTLSQLQALLENNLLMTRKH; this is encoded by the coding sequence ATGGATGATTTCAATGAAGTTAGGGATGATTCCGAGAGAATGGGGTCGAAATTCTATTCGTCTTCTGCTCGAGTTTTTAATGAATTTATTAACTCTATTGATCTGGTGGATGTTCCTTTGGGTGGTCCTAGATTCACTTGGAGCGATAAATGGGGTTCCAAATTTAGCAAGCTCGATAGATTTTTGGTTACGGAGGGTTTTTTGGATTCTTTTCCTCACCTTTCAGCTTTGGTTTTGGATAAGAATATTCCGGATCATCGCCCTATTCTCTTATTGGAGCACCGGGTGGATTATGGTCCGACACCTTTTCGAATATTTCATTCTTGGTTTGATATGGAGGGGTTTGATGATATAGTTCGGGAGGCATGGGCTACctcggtggtggaggtggagttgACTAACCCTTGggttatttttaagaaaaaacttCAGTTTCTTAAATCTAAACTCAAGGAGTGGAACTCTAAACATCGGGACATGGCGGCTAGTAAAAGGAAGAACTTGCAAGATTTAGTTGAGTCTATCGATATTAGGCTCATGGAGGATGAAGGTTCGGCTAACCTGAGAGAACAAAGAGTTTCTTTATTAAAGGAGATTTCTGATATTGACCATTTAGCTCAAGTTGATCTTGCTCAAAAAGCTAAAATCCAGTGGGGCATCGAAGGGGATGAGAATTCTAAATTTTTCCATGGTATGCTTAACCGTAAAAGGAGACAAATAGCTATTCGTGGCTTGATGATTGATGACATGTGGGTGGATAATCCGGCCATGGTCAAAAAGGGGTTTCATGAGTATTATCAATCTTTATTTCAGCAGAGTTCCTCTTGGAGGCCAGTTACAGATGGTGCATTTTTTAGTACTTTATCCCAACTGcaggcactactagaaaacaaccttttaatgacgcgcaaacattGA
- the LOC111876255 gene encoding cytochrome P450 734A1, translating into MGFLLLAALSLSIFTLCYLYFKFIKTPLEIQRLFRQQGIGGPSYNPISGNSDELQRLIMAEDKLSSKSESFNNSQVVRKVMPFYYFWSKMYGDQFLFWFGSKPRLAITDPDMIKEILLNTSGSFPKTRVNPLVKGLFGDGIVYLEGDQWAVHRKITSQAFNMERIKELVPEIVASTKSLLDKMGAKMCVENRLELDVYKEFNNLSADVISRTAFGSNFEEGKRIFELQDQLVRIASEAIRSVYIPGFKYLPTKKNRLSWNLQRESKEMITKIIEKNNKTKENPKALLSLLMSPYKTGKIEKRLSLDEIVDECKTFYFAGKESTANLLTWVFVLLGSNQEWQEKAREEVFRICGNNEIPSAEHLSNFKMISMILNEALRLYPAAPISVREACKDVKLGGLQIPAKTQLFLAMAAVHHDRKIWGEDAQKFNPMIFIDTKIQHMAFYFPFGLGPRNCVGQNLAIVEAKIVVAMILRKYCFVVSPSYVHAPIQALTVRPQYGAPMIFTMVSS; encoded by the exons ATGGGCTTCCTCCTTCTTGCAGCTCTCTCGCTTTCTATATTCACACTTTGCTACCTCTATTTCAAATTCATTAAAACCCCGCTGGAGATCCAACGTCTTTTCCGTCAACAAGGCATCGGAGGACCAAGTTACAACCCCATCTCCGGCAACTCCGACGAGCTTCAACGCCTGATCATGGCGGAAGATAAATTGTCGTCCAAGTCTGAATCGTTCAACAACAGTCAAGTGGTTCGAAAGGTAATGCCATTCTACTACTTTTGGTCAAAGATGTATGGGGACCAATTTTTGTTTTGGTTCGGGTCAAAACCCAGGTTAGCCATTACCGATCCGGATATGATCAAGGAGATCTTATTGAATACCAGTGGATCGTTCCCGAAAACACGAGTTAACCCGTTGGTCAAGGGTCTGTTCGGCGACGGGATCGTGTATCTGGAAGGAGATCAGTGGGCTGTTCATCGAAAGATCACTAGTCAAGCTTTTAACATGGAGAGGATTAAG GAATTGGTCCCTGAAATTGTGGCTAGCACCAAAAGCTTACTAGATAAAATGGGAGCAAAAATGTGTGTGGAAAACAGACTCGAATTAGACGTATACAAAGAATTCAACAACCTCTCAGCAGACGTAATATCAAGAACTGCATTCGGTAGCAATTTTGAAGAAGGAAAGCGCATCTTCGAGTTGCAAGATCAGCTTGTTAGGATTGCATCGGAAGCCATACGAAGTGTTTACATCCCCGGATTCAA GTATCTTCCAACCAAGAAAAACCGTTTAAGCTGGAACCTTCAACGAGAATCAAAAGAGATGATTACGAAGATCATCGAGAAGAATAACAAAACGAAGGAAAACCCTAAAGCTCTGCTTTCGTTGTTAATGTCTCCTTACAAGACGGGGAAAATAGAGAAGAGACTCAGTCTCGATGAGATTGTAGACGAGTGCAAAACATTCTATTTTGCAGGCAAGGAATCGACAGCCAATCTTTTGACGTGGGTTTTTGTTCTTCTCGGATCAAATCAAGAATGGCAGGAAAAGGCTCGTGAAGAAGTCTTTCGGATCTGTGGCAACAATGAGATTCCTTCAGCTGAGCATCTGTCCAACTTCAAGATGATTAGCATGATACTAAACGAAGCACTTAGACTCTATCCCGCAGCTCCAATATCTGTGCGAGAAGCCTGCAAGGATGTGAAGCTTGGAGGACTCCAGATTCCGGCCAAAACACAGCTTTTTTTGGCCATGGCTGCTGTTCATCACGATCGGAAGATATGGGGAGAAGATGCACAAAAGTTCAACCCCATGATATTTATAGATACCAAAATACAACACATGGCCTTCTACTTTCCTTTTGGTCTAGGCCCTCGTAACTGCGTTGGCCAAAATCTGGCGATTGTTGAGGCCAAAATTGTTGTGGCTATGATCCTTAGGAAATACTGTTTTGTGGTTTCACCGTCGTATGTTCATGCCCCAATCCAGGCTCTAACGGTTCGACCACAATACGGTGCACCAATGATCTTTACTATGGTTTCAAGTTGA